One stretch of Gouania willdenowi chromosome 16, fGouWil2.1, whole genome shotgun sequence DNA includes these proteins:
- the plekhf2 gene encoding pleckstrin homology domain-containing family F member 2, translating into MVDRLANSEANSKRIAVVEGCFGAAGQPLAIPGRVLIGEGVLTKLCRKRPKARQFFLFNDILVYGNIVIQKKKYNKQHIIPLESVTIDTVPDEGDLRNGWLIKTPTKSFAVYAATANEKSEWMNHITKCVEDLLQKSGKLPTGEHAAVWVPDSDATQCMRCKKVKFTPVNRRHHCRKCGFVVCGPCSEKKYLLLSQSSKPVRVCEYCYAQLMSGSLAPNSDSIGRQGSKFNSSNMSDDDDEDDSSD; encoded by the coding sequence ATGGTGGACCGGCTGGCAAACAGTGAGGCCAACTCCAAGCGCATCGCGGTGGTGGAAGGCTGCTTTGGTGCGGCTGGCCAACCGTTAGCCATCCCTGGCCGAGTTCTGATTGGCGAGGGCGTCCTCACCAAACTCTGTCGCAAGAGGCCCAAAGCACGGCAGTTCTTCCTCTTCAACGACATCCTGGTCTACGGCAACATCGTGATCCAGAAGAAGAAGTACAACAAGCAGCACATCATCCCACTGGAGAGCGTCACCATCGACACGGTGCCGGACGAAGGTGACCTGCGCAACGGCTGGCTCATCAAAACACCCACCAAGTCCTTTGCTGTGTACGCCGCCACCGCCAACGAGAAGTCTGAGTGGATGAACCACATTACGAAATGCGTGGAAGATCTCCTACAGAAGAGCGGAAAGTTGCCGACGGGCGAACACGCGGCCGTGTGGGTGCCTGACTCTGACGCGACCCAGTGCATGCGGTGCAAGAAGGTCAAGTTCACCCCAGTGAACCGGCGCCACCACTGCAGGAAGTGCGGCTTTGTGGTGTGCGGCCCTTGTTCGGAGAAGAAGTACCTCCTGCTCAGTCAGTCGTCTAAACCCGTCCGCGTCTGCGAGTACTGCTACGCTCAACTGATGTCGGGAAGCCTCGCGCCAAACTCGGACTCTATCGGCCGACAGGGGTCAAAGTTCAACAGCAGCAACATGTCGGACGATGACGACGAAGACGACAGCAGCGACTGA